The following coding sequences are from one Paenibacillus tundrae window:
- a CDS encoding AraC family transcriptional regulator — MLSTLYECQEVRKVADTGTVFPIRLRVSNPTLVIPLSGIHLRADEREYTLGSGKCIFLQSMSGELKLEPIELEAMHSVYIISFQRYQLVEQTGDSVQYQLSDEQLPENGRVMKFVRHLQGSLQELVERVMHAANPKRNPQVNLMLNELLQQVFIHWDDAEGNYVRERSIKQVCTYMQHNLDTNLTRLQLAQMSGFNPSYFSSLFRKETGWSFGDYLNRLRLDEAKRLLLTTSDSIQTIALRTGFSDSSYLSKTFKKHVHITPGAFRSLQQTKQIAALQFVGALLAIGITPILTTNEIYDSSELLHDELQQTVVTDNAKLVEQMREVRPELILAPTYFYHFPDVLTALEEIAPVVTLEWGKLDKIEEVEKVGALFTREQASREWIFQYQSNVNETRRLLKSVILPQQTVGIYELNYDQRWLIPHTKVRSAYNLYQALQCAPPDRIQKEVLDKDRPLFIQEEEMIEYAADHMLVIIPTSSHENGLEKLTSRQVWQRLITELGCRVYPLVLNEFWMDDGLSLDKQLEKIRHALLSSNESNDCTGMKPDHNTSTIR, encoded by the coding sequence TAGGGAGTGGGAAATGCATTTTTCTTCAGTCCATGTCTGGCGAACTTAAGTTGGAGCCCATTGAGCTGGAAGCGATGCATTCCGTATATATTATTTCGTTTCAGCGTTATCAGCTTGTGGAACAGACGGGAGATAGTGTTCAATATCAGCTCAGTGATGAGCAATTGCCGGAGAATGGCAGGGTAATGAAGTTTGTTCGGCATCTACAGGGCAGTCTTCAGGAGCTGGTAGAGCGTGTTATGCATGCGGCCAACCCTAAGCGTAATCCTCAAGTGAATCTAATGTTAAATGAATTACTTCAACAGGTGTTTATTCATTGGGATGATGCAGAGGGGAACTATGTGCGGGAACGATCCATTAAACAAGTATGTACTTATATGCAGCACAATCTGGACACCAATCTGACCCGGTTACAGCTTGCACAGATGTCGGGATTTAATCCAAGCTATTTTTCATCCTTGTTTCGTAAGGAAACAGGGTGGAGCTTCGGGGATTACCTCAATCGCCTTCGTCTGGACGAGGCCAAACGTCTCTTACTCACCACATCTGATTCAATCCAGACAATTGCACTTAGGACAGGGTTTTCGGATAGTTCATACCTGAGCAAAACCTTCAAAAAACATGTGCATATCACGCCAGGGGCCTTTCGTAGCTTGCAGCAGACGAAGCAGATTGCAGCTTTGCAATTTGTAGGAGCATTACTTGCGATCGGCATCACACCCATCCTGACCACAAATGAAATATATGATTCATCCGAGCTGCTTCATGATGAACTGCAACAAACGGTCGTTACCGACAATGCCAAGTTGGTCGAACAAATGAGAGAAGTGCGTCCTGAGCTTATCTTAGCGCCAACGTATTTTTATCATTTTCCAGATGTGCTGACAGCGTTAGAAGAGATTGCTCCGGTAGTTACGCTCGAATGGGGGAAGCTGGACAAGATCGAAGAGGTGGAGAAGGTTGGAGCATTGTTCACTAGAGAACAAGCATCTCGGGAGTGGATCTTTCAGTACCAATCTAACGTGAACGAGACACGTCGTTTATTGAAAAGTGTTATTTTGCCACAACAAACAGTGGGCATCTATGAACTGAATTACGATCAGCGATGGTTGATTCCGCATACGAAGGTGCGTTCCGCCTACAATTTATATCAGGCTTTGCAATGTGCTCCCCCTGATCGGATTCAGAAGGAGGTATTGGACAAGGACAGACCTTTATTTATTCAGGAAGAAGAAATGATAGAATATGCCGCAGATCATATGTTGGTCATTATACCTACTTCCTCTCATGAGAATGGGCTTGAGAAGTTAACTTCCAGACAGGTGTGGCAGCGATTGATTACAGAGCTGGGATGTCGTGTATATCCTCTGGTGCTGAATGAATTCTGGATGGATGATGGGCTGTCACTGGATAAACAACTGGAAAAGATACGACATGCGTTACTTTCTTCGAATGAATCCAACGATTGTACAGGCATGAAACCCGACCATAACACATCGACGATCCGTTAA
- a CDS encoding extracellular solute-binding protein, with protein sequence MALTMKAWMKSSLVLGLIGGLLAGCSGGGSGEQAEGENSRGNITSTIYDRGAVPSGMGTIEDNMWSKWINENGPANVKYTAVPRWESQSKLNVLFASGSAPDLIFEFGTPVRNTLFNQKQLMPLDELIENSSVEYKALMEKYPPLKKAGIKSDGKLYEVGRMNEVFPLVSFFIREDWLEKLNLEVPTNEEEMLAVAKAFTENDPDGNGVDDTYGIGGFQFGDTAGLFRYMYNANFVNMEDGEVVVGPNHLKEATSFKRALYEAGVVDKDLLTDKDGAKAKQDFLNGKIGMYAAMTSDYTGFAAKELDTLMQNVPEAKLKVIPLPSTSVGQYTMVWNNPVQMTAAINARAKNPEAAMQYIDFLTKTENGRTFKNGFEGTHYTLNDQGCPRILDEEKYKQEVSWAGDYAMLYSRLEEGKCGYTEMLFSEEIPSQKEGLRLFKEAREVYMTDLPVGEGVTHSEHMPQLPKELQVKFTNVSTAINDIYTRSIIGGSKYTVEQAATEAQQKWEQGGGSEIEAWYKDWWSKEKDNVLVWEDFYEIYEQQQADFEKSE encoded by the coding sequence ATGGCATTAACGATGAAGGCATGGATGAAGTCGAGTCTCGTTCTGGGGTTAATTGGCGGGTTATTGGCTGGATGTTCTGGGGGAGGCTCAGGTGAACAGGCAGAGGGGGAGAATAGCAGGGGGAACATCACGTCAACGATCTATGATCGTGGAGCCGTCCCTAGCGGTATGGGTACGATTGAAGATAATATGTGGTCGAAGTGGATTAATGAGAACGGCCCGGCAAATGTAAAATACACGGCAGTTCCCCGCTGGGAATCCCAATCCAAGCTGAATGTATTATTTGCTTCTGGCAGCGCGCCCGACCTTATTTTTGAATTTGGTACACCTGTCCGTAATACTCTGTTCAATCAGAAGCAGCTTATGCCGCTAGATGAGTTGATTGAGAATTCGAGTGTGGAATACAAGGCGTTAATGGAGAAATATCCCCCGCTGAAGAAGGCAGGCATTAAAAGTGATGGTAAGTTATATGAAGTGGGGCGAATGAACGAGGTGTTTCCACTGGTGAGCTTTTTCATTCGAGAAGATTGGCTGGAGAAGCTAAATCTGGAGGTGCCGACCAATGAGGAGGAGATGCTCGCAGTTGCCAAAGCTTTTACGGAGAATGATCCGGACGGCAACGGCGTCGACGACACCTACGGTATTGGTGGATTTCAGTTCGGCGATACGGCAGGTCTGTTCCGGTATATGTACAATGCCAACTTTGTAAACATGGAGGATGGAGAGGTTGTGGTTGGCCCTAACCATTTGAAGGAAGCAACTTCATTCAAACGTGCGCTGTATGAAGCAGGTGTAGTGGACAAAGACCTTCTGACCGATAAGGATGGTGCGAAGGCGAAGCAGGATTTCTTGAATGGCAAAATCGGCATGTATGCCGCCATGACATCCGATTATACGGGGTTTGCAGCCAAGGAACTGGATACATTAATGCAGAATGTTCCTGAGGCAAAATTGAAGGTTATCCCTTTACCATCTACGTCGGTAGGGCAGTATACGATGGTGTGGAACAACCCGGTTCAGATGACCGCAGCCATCAATGCTCGTGCCAAAAATCCCGAAGCGGCCATGCAGTATATTGATTTTCTAACCAAAACAGAAAACGGTCGCACCTTCAAAAACGGATTTGAAGGCACGCATTATACATTGAACGATCAAGGCTGTCCGCGAATTTTGGATGAGGAAAAATACAAACAAGAGGTCAGCTGGGCTGGCGATTATGCTATGCTGTACAGTCGTCTTGAGGAAGGCAAGTGCGGGTATACGGAAATGTTGTTCAGTGAAGAGATTCCATCGCAGAAGGAAGGACTACGTCTCTTCAAGGAAGCACGGGAGGTCTATATGACGGATCTTCCTGTGGGAGAAGGTGTTACCCATTCGGAGCATATGCCGCAATTGCCGAAGGAACTCCAAGTGAAGTTTACAAATGTGAGCACAGCCATCAATGATATATACACTCGTTCCATTATTGGTGGCAGTAAGTATACGGTGGAACAGGCTGCGACGGAAGCGCAGCAGAAGTGGGAGCAAGGAGGCGGCTCGGAGATTGAAGCGTGGTACAAAGACTGGTGGAGTAAGGAAAAGGACAATGTACTAGTGTGGGAAGACTTCTATGAAATCTATGAACAGCAACAGGCAGATTTTGAGAAATCAGAGTAA
- a CDS encoding response regulator, whose protein sequence is MNGRLLVVDDETLFRQGLIHLIRNNPLGWEVVGEAADGEEAIQVVDNCTPDLIITDINMPIMDGLDLAERIHESGRDIMIIILTGYREFEYAQRAIRYGAIEFLLKPFSLDEACQVLRKAHERYRQKQSDNRIRAQYSQVNRTERLREELTSLLLHHQFAAIIQRIDGLLEQASQMTLPRAKEEVHMLMKVMTELLAQQLQLQESSSTEQFGPEPLLWVHHVPEVIAWARCKSEEWLDMLKRLTQEHQDHVITRVMQYVEMNYFRSCTLQSVSTHVHVTPNYLSHLFKKETGQGFSQYVSRRRIEKAKLLLHRTRQSMADIAEQTGFDNSSYFTTVFKQMTGVSPREYRKQKGEQVDKQTGGIPHK, encoded by the coding sequence GTGAATGGACGTTTGCTTGTAGTGGATGATGAAACGTTATTTCGTCAAGGACTGATCCATCTGATTCGTAACAATCCTCTTGGCTGGGAAGTTGTTGGGGAAGCAGCAGATGGAGAAGAAGCAATACAAGTTGTAGATAACTGCACACCTGATCTGATTATTACGGATATCAACATGCCTATAATGGACGGTCTGGACTTGGCTGAACGTATACACGAGAGTGGACGCGACATCATGATTATTATTTTGACTGGGTATCGGGAATTCGAATATGCGCAGCGTGCCATTCGTTACGGTGCGATCGAATTTTTGCTGAAGCCGTTTTCCCTCGACGAAGCATGTCAGGTGCTGCGTAAGGCACATGAACGATATCGCCAGAAACAGTCCGACAATCGGATCAGGGCACAGTATAGTCAGGTCAACCGAACGGAAAGACTGAGAGAGGAACTGACCTCACTATTGCTCCACCATCAATTCGCAGCGATCATTCAACGTATAGATGGACTCTTGGAACAAGCGTCCCAAATGACTTTGCCACGTGCCAAAGAAGAGGTACATATGCTGATGAAGGTGATGACAGAATTGCTGGCACAGCAGCTTCAACTCCAGGAATCCAGTAGCACGGAGCAATTTGGTCCAGAGCCACTGCTATGGGTTCATCACGTACCGGAAGTCATCGCCTGGGCTCGCTGCAAGAGTGAAGAGTGGTTGGATATGCTGAAACGGCTAACTCAGGAACATCAGGATCATGTTATTACACGAGTGATGCAGTATGTGGAGATGAATTATTTCAGAAGTTGCACGCTGCAATCAGTCTCCACGCATGTTCATGTGACACCCAATTATTTAAGTCATTTGTTCAAAAAAGAGACCGGCCAAGGCTTTAGCCAATATGTTAGCAGACGCCGAATTGAGAAAGCTAAGCTGCTGCTTCACCGCACCCGGCAGAGCATGGCGGATATTGCGGAACAGACGGGGTTTGATAATTCCAGTTATTTCACGACGGTATTCAAACAAATGACAGGTGTCTCACCTCGCGAATACCGCAAGCAAAAAGGTGAACAGGTAGACAAGCAAACAGGCGGAATACCCCATAAGTAG
- a CDS encoding NAD(P)-dependent oxidoreductase: MARSKVPGEVHVGFIGTGVMGKSMAGHIQQAGYPLHVYTRTAAKAEALVKEGAVWHDSPAKLAAACDVVITMVGYPKDVEEIYLGEDGLVANAKPGSYLIDMTTSSPLLAARIYEAAEAKGLHALDAPVSGGDIGARDGKLSIMVGGSSEAFEAVRPLFEQMGTNIVLQGKAGAGQHTKMCNQIAIASGMMGVCEALAYAKTSGLDAESVLKSIATGAAGSWSLSNLGPRMIAGDFEPGFYVKHFIKDMGIALESAKAMGMKTPGLALAESLYQEIAQNGFDEKGTQVLYTYYLQA, encoded by the coding sequence ATGGCACGATCTAAGGTACCAGGAGAAGTACATGTTGGCTTTATTGGAACAGGTGTGATGGGCAAAAGCATGGCAGGGCATATCCAGCAAGCAGGCTATCCGTTACATGTCTATACCCGAACTGCAGCCAAAGCAGAAGCTTTGGTAAAGGAAGGTGCGGTATGGCATGATTCACCTGCCAAACTCGCGGCTGCCTGTGATGTAGTTATCACCATGGTTGGATATCCGAAAGACGTGGAAGAAATCTATCTTGGCGAGGACGGATTAGTGGCGAATGCCAAACCGGGCTCGTACTTGATCGATATGACTACATCTAGCCCATTGCTGGCTGCTCGGATCTATGAAGCGGCTGAAGCGAAAGGGCTGCATGCTCTGGATGCACCTGTATCAGGCGGCGATATTGGCGCTCGTGATGGCAAGCTCTCCATTATGGTTGGTGGATCTTCAGAGGCATTCGAGGCTGTTCGTCCTCTGTTTGAGCAGATGGGTACAAATATCGTATTGCAAGGCAAAGCCGGAGCTGGTCAACATACTAAAATGTGCAACCAGATTGCGATTGCTTCTGGCATGATGGGGGTATGCGAAGCACTCGCCTATGCGAAGACTTCGGGATTGGACGCGGAGAGCGTGCTGAAGAGCATTGCCACCGGTGCAGCCGGCAGTTGGTCGCTTAGTAATCTCGGACCGCGGATGATCGCTGGCGATTTCGAGCCAGGATTCTATGTGAAACATTTTATTAAAGACATGGGGATTGCCTTAGAATCGGCGAAAGCCATGGGCATGAAGACACCAGGGTTAGCACTGGCAGAGTCGCTGTATCAAGAGATTGCCCAGAATGGATTCGACGAGAAAGGTACGCAAGTCCTCTACACATATTATCTTCAAGCATAA
- a CDS encoding cache domain-containing sensor histidine kinase, with the protein MFLQETGKEVRVRCVYVKWWDEICKRFKFRTKLILFLSAATVVISGITGLITYRIHIDLFNEEVSRQYSLTAEQILARLDSRVNDMYKVTDYITLNPSVKNAIKAQEAGISSYDQMKLEDELDDQLYQVRLDAPEIMGLRIYDLKENVFNLGAFAGSFQQMNPSYLAEMVHRLEGTGGEYVWNRLESDAFIQEEKTNWILAGRLMRSVDLETYGVMLILFNTSLFESYLKDLRLNDEVAVYLFDTNGELLYAFHNQDADPPPLKELSIGATEIRDEQGTTHLYTKQTSDKANFTLVSKVSLAQIQNKGKIIVKVAVFSAVASIVCSWLIITIISGRLLRPLASIVNAMKRVRDGQFNTRVQIETRDELGFIGERFNAMASRIDTLIHEVYERELSEKEAELKAIQAQLNPHFLYNTLSMFFWKFYMLGDEKSARLVTALSEMLQYTLEPVQRLTTLQDEMNQIEHYLQIQQARYQEALSIEISVPSELLRCQVIRLLLQPIVENVFVHAFADKRDNRHLDIRCSYQDGQDAVPDMLIIEVSDNGCGMNTSVMERIMEPMAPADEGREHIGMQSVLRRIELIHGEPYGVQIESELDEGTLVRLRLPYQLGDNSHSEHSDNREE; encoded by the coding sequence ATGTTTTTACAAGAAACTGGTAAGGAAGTAAGAGTGAGGTGCGTGTATGTGAAGTGGTGGGATGAAATTTGTAAACGCTTTAAATTCAGAACGAAGCTCATTTTGTTTTTGTCGGCGGCCACGGTAGTCATCTCAGGAATTACGGGGTTAATCACCTACCGCATACATATCGACCTTTTTAACGAAGAAGTGAGTCGTCAGTACAGCCTTACCGCAGAACAGATCCTTGCACGTCTAGATTCCCGGGTCAATGATATGTACAAAGTCACCGATTATATCACCCTGAATCCCTCCGTCAAAAATGCCATTAAGGCACAAGAAGCAGGCATCTCCTCCTATGATCAGATGAAGCTGGAAGATGAATTGGATGATCAATTGTACCAGGTACGATTGGATGCACCTGAGATTATGGGTCTCCGTATTTATGATTTGAAAGAAAATGTGTTTAATCTCGGAGCCTTTGCTGGTTCATTTCAACAGATGAATCCCTCCTATCTGGCAGAGATGGTTCATAGATTAGAAGGAACAGGTGGTGAATATGTTTGGAATCGTCTGGAATCGGATGCATTTATACAGGAAGAGAAGACCAATTGGATCTTAGCAGGACGATTAATGCGCTCTGTTGATCTGGAGACGTATGGTGTGATGTTAATACTGTTTAACACCTCGCTGTTTGAATCGTATCTCAAAGACCTGCGGCTAAATGATGAAGTTGCGGTGTATCTATTCGACACCAATGGTGAGCTTCTATATGCCTTTCATAATCAAGATGCTGATCCACCGCCCTTGAAGGAGTTGAGTATAGGGGCAACCGAGATTAGGGATGAACAGGGCACGACGCATTTGTATACCAAACAAACCTCAGACAAGGCTAATTTCACCTTGGTCAGCAAAGTATCACTAGCTCAGATTCAGAATAAAGGCAAGATCATCGTAAAAGTCGCTGTCTTCTCTGCGGTTGCTAGCATAGTATGTTCCTGGCTTATTATCACAATCATTAGTGGTAGGTTGTTGCGTCCGCTGGCGAGTATAGTCAATGCGATGAAAAGAGTGCGTGATGGACAGTTCAATACACGGGTGCAGATTGAGACCCGGGATGAGCTAGGTTTCATCGGTGAACGATTCAATGCGATGGCTTCCCGGATTGACACACTGATCCATGAAGTGTACGAGCGGGAACTCAGTGAGAAAGAAGCGGAGCTCAAAGCAATTCAAGCACAGCTAAACCCCCACTTTTTGTATAACACACTCAGTATGTTTTTCTGGAAATTCTATATGCTTGGTGACGAGAAATCAGCTCGCCTGGTCACTGCCTTGTCCGAAATGCTGCAATATACGCTTGAACCTGTACAGCGATTAACGACCTTACAAGACGAGATGAACCAGATCGAACATTACTTGCAGATCCAGCAAGCACGTTACCAGGAAGCGTTGTCGATTGAAATTTCCGTTCCTTCAGAATTGCTCCGTTGCCAGGTGATTCGCTTGCTGCTTCAACCGATCGTGGAGAATGTGTTTGTTCATGCCTTTGCAGACAAGAGAGATAACCGTCATCTGGATATTCGTTGCTCATACCAAGATGGACAAGACGCGGTACCAGACATGCTTATCATAGAAGTCTCAGATAATGGCTGCGGCATGAACACATCGGTGATGGAACGCATTATGGAACCTATGGCACCTGCAGATGAGGGGCGTGAACATATAGGCATGCAGAGCGTTCTTCGAAGAATTGAACTGATTCATGGCGAGCCCTATGGTGTGCAGATCGAGTCGGAGTTAGATGAAGGTACGCTTGTACGGCTTCGTTTGCCTTATCAGTTGGGTGATAATTCCCATTCGGAACATTCAGATAACAGAGAGGAGTAG
- a CDS encoding ABC transporter permease, with the protein MNIPLIVMFVPVILFYLTFRYAPIGGLVMAFKDYNFYDGLWNSPWVGLQHFQTLFSDPRTVEIIRNTLFLSLLSIIIGFPIPIILAIMLNEVRNMAFKRTVQTVVYMPHFFSWVIIAMMIMTVFSLENGIVNRWVEAWTGEPYPFMYNKGSWIAVFVGSGIWKDMGFNAIIFLAALTTIDPSQYEAAQMDGASKLRQIWHVTIPGIRSTIILLLILSMGRVMEVGFDQVYMLQNSNVNEIADVISTYIYRTGLQGAQFSLTTAMGLFESLVAFILIFSANYIARRFNEGLW; encoded by the coding sequence ATGAATATTCCGTTAATCGTAATGTTTGTTCCGGTAATTTTGTTCTATCTGACCTTTCGTTATGCACCCATCGGGGGATTGGTCATGGCCTTCAAGGATTATAATTTTTACGACGGTCTATGGAATAGTCCATGGGTGGGCTTGCAGCATTTCCAGACACTGTTCAGTGATCCACGTACGGTGGAGATTATTCGTAACACCTTGTTCCTCAGTTTATTAAGCATCATTATTGGATTCCCCATTCCGATTATTCTAGCTATTATGCTGAATGAAGTGCGGAACATGGCTTTCAAGCGGACAGTACAGACGGTGGTCTATATGCCGCATTTCTTCTCTTGGGTCATTATTGCGATGATGATCATGACGGTATTCTCCTTGGAGAATGGCATCGTGAACCGCTGGGTCGAAGCCTGGACCGGAGAACCTTATCCGTTTATGTATAACAAGGGTTCATGGATTGCCGTGTTCGTCGGATCTGGCATCTGGAAAGACATGGGCTTTAATGCCATCATTTTTCTCGCAGCACTAACGACTATTGATCCAAGCCAATATGAGGCTGCGCAGATGGATGGAGCCAGTAAGCTACGTCAGATCTGGCATGTGACCATTCCGGGCATCCGCTCCACGATTATCCTCCTGCTGATCTTGTCGATGGGACGGGTGATGGAGGTTGGATTCGACCAAGTGTATATGCTTCAGAACTCGAATGTCAACGAGATTGCGGATGTAATCAGTACGTATATATACCGCACCGGTCTTCAGGGAGCTCAATTCAGTCTGACGACAGCAATGGGGCTATTCGAGTCACTAGTCGCCTTTATCCTCATTTTCAGCGCGAACTATATTGCACGTCGATTTAACGAAGGTTTGTGGTAG
- a CDS encoding nuclease-related domain-containing protein, whose amino-acid sequence MFKKIMSLFKSQPELANSITASAPSMSATIPSRTRMARSRRKTEGDWTQQPEEPSTAEQLYRLPSAYKCLHDLLVTNPKSRSGYSQIDHVVIGPRGIFVIETRNLTTGEIRGGRREANWTVSSSRIKMYNPLMQHRGHVEAIQAHLGDYKRVRLISMVTFTNRCRISVDPAVRYVQSDELIIYDHELVETILRKTERLESEVPETVYKEQDIQAIYEMLSSANSTDPQVRAEHMEKAKGIK is encoded by the coding sequence ATGTTCAAAAAAATAATGTCTCTGTTCAAGTCACAGCCAGAGCTAGCAAACTCGATTACTGCTTCAGCCCCGTCGATGTCTGCAACAATCCCAAGTCGGACACGGATGGCTCGTAGTCGTCGCAAAACGGAAGGGGACTGGACCCAGCAACCAGAGGAACCAAGTACGGCGGAGCAGCTGTACCGTCTTCCTTCAGCGTACAAATGTTTGCATGATTTACTTGTAACCAATCCCAAATCGCGCTCAGGTTACTCGCAGATTGATCATGTGGTCATCGGGCCAAGAGGGATATTCGTCATTGAGACTCGTAATTTAACCACAGGAGAGATTCGTGGGGGAAGAAGAGAGGCCAATTGGACGGTTAGCAGCAGCCGAATTAAGATGTACAATCCGTTAATGCAGCATCGCGGACATGTGGAGGCCATTCAAGCACATCTAGGGGATTACAAAAGGGTTCGCCTCATCTCCATGGTGACGTTCACCAATCGTTGCCGAATCAGCGTCGATCCTGCTGTTCGCTATGTTCAATCGGATGAACTGATCATCTATGATCATGAACTCGTAGAGACAATTCTGCGTAAGACAGAGAGACTTGAGTCAGAAGTCCCGGAGACGGTGTACAAGGAGCAGGACATTCAAGCCATCTATGAGATGTTATCCTCCGCGAATTCGACAGATCCTCAAGTTCGAGCAGAGCACATGGAGAAGGCGAAAGGGATTAAGTAG
- a CDS encoding carbohydrate ABC transporter permease produces the protein MRKTRGEKVFYLINYVLLSLVAISCILPLLNIVALSFSDARAVVSGQVGLWPVDFTWFSYHSLITGTPILNAFWNSVEITLIGTGLSMAVTIMAAYPLSRRHFYHRRFFTMAMVFTMIFNGGLIPTYLVVQNLGLVNSYGALWLPGLVSTYNMLIMRSYFENLPGEVDEAARIDGCGELGLLFRIVLPLSKPLLATIALFYGVGYWNSFMSVMIYINDTSKYNMTVLVQNMIMSNLNVQDFTDPTMISNLTPEGIRAAAVIVMVIPILAVYPFLQKYFVKGVMLGSIKG, from the coding sequence ATGAGAAAAACTAGAGGAGAAAAAGTCTTTTATCTAATCAATTATGTATTGTTGTCATTGGTAGCGATTAGCTGCATCCTGCCTCTACTGAATATCGTCGCCTTATCGTTCAGTGATGCAAGAGCCGTCGTGTCTGGTCAGGTAGGATTATGGCCGGTTGATTTTACCTGGTTCTCCTATCATAGCTTGATTACGGGAACGCCCATTCTGAATGCATTTTGGAACAGTGTTGAGATTACGTTGATTGGCACCGGGCTCAGTATGGCTGTAACCATTATGGCGGCTTATCCGCTGTCACGCAGACACTTTTATCACAGACGCTTTTTTACGATGGCGATGGTGTTTACGATGATTTTTAACGGTGGACTCATTCCAACGTATCTGGTTGTGCAGAATCTCGGTCTCGTGAACAGTTATGGCGCACTCTGGTTACCGGGTCTTGTGAGCACGTATAACATGTTGATCATGCGATCTTATTTTGAAAATCTGCCAGGGGAAGTGGACGAGGCTGCACGCATCGACGGTTGTGGAGAGCTTGGGCTCTTGTTCCGAATCGTGCTGCCGTTATCCAAACCGTTGCTGGCGACGATTGCTCTCTTTTATGGCGTAGGCTATTGGAACTCATTCATGAGCGTGATGATTTATATCAATGATACGTCGAAATACAACATGACCGTGCTTGTCCAAAACATGATTATGTCCAATCTGAATGTACAGGATTTTACCGATCCAACGATGATTTCGAACCTGACTCCAGAAGGTATCCGAGCAGCCGCTGTCATCGTGATGGTCATACCTATTCTGGCGGTATATCCATTCTTGCAGAAGTACTTTGTCAAAGGGGTCATGCTGGGCTCCATTAAAGGTTAG
- a CDS encoding ABC transporter substrate-binding protein: MQTQRRGLHIFKIVILMMLVLMLAACGSATNTAATEQGTEADTSTVAANGEQTDGEANSSEEAGKETHIIDTPNGKLELPVHPQRIVVDGYLPNMLALGIKPVGATRWELENKVIQDQIEGIADIGERSLESILELEPDLIITWVNPAADAQIIEQYEKIAPTLVIPYNHFPDIHENMRYFGSVFDKEAEAEEWLTGLDQVAADAREQISPYITPEDTFALMGVFVADKNFYVYGNGGYRGGEAIYTHLKLNPPEKQRNEIIGKETNRQISYEVVGEYAGDFIFLDQGEMLPEVWGSNEGVWKTLDAVKNNRVFQLDPDLFWGNDPISLKLQIQEIAKMIVEREQSK; this comes from the coding sequence ATGCAGACACAGAGAAGAGGTTTACATATTTTCAAAATCGTTATACTCATGATGCTAGTCTTGATGCTCGCTGCTTGCGGTTCAGCAACGAATACAGCAGCGACGGAGCAGGGAACTGAGGCGGATACAAGCACAGTGGCAGCGAATGGAGAACAGACAGATGGAGAAGCCAACAGCTCCGAAGAAGCTGGCAAGGAAACACATATCATCGATACGCCGAATGGAAAGTTGGAGTTACCTGTTCACCCGCAGCGTATTGTCGTAGATGGCTACCTGCCAAATATGTTGGCACTTGGGATCAAGCCGGTAGGTGCAACGAGATGGGAATTGGAGAACAAAGTCATTCAAGATCAGATTGAGGGCATTGCGGATATTGGTGAACGTTCGCTTGAGAGCATTTTGGAGCTGGAACCAGACCTCATTATTACTTGGGTGAATCCGGCGGCAGATGCTCAGATCATTGAGCAGTATGAGAAGATAGCGCCAACCCTTGTCATACCGTATAACCATTTTCCGGATATCCATGAGAATATGCGCTATTTCGGAAGTGTCTTTGACAAAGAAGCGGAAGCTGAAGAATGGCTTACAGGACTGGATCAGGTTGCTGCGGATGCACGTGAACAGATTAGCCCTTACATCACGCCAGAAGATACATTTGCTTTGATGGGTGTGTTTGTAGCTGATAAAAACTTCTATGTCTACGGTAACGGTGGCTACCGGGGTGGCGAAGCGATCTACACACATCTTAAGCTGAACCCACCAGAGAAGCAGCGTAATGAGATTATTGGCAAAGAAACGAACAGACAGATCTCATACGAGGTAGTTGGCGAGTATGCTGGCGATTTCATTTTCCTGGATCAAGGGGAGATGCTTCCAGAGGTGTGGGGCAGTAACGAAGGCGTATGGAAGACACTGGACGCGGTTAAAAATAATCGAGTGTTCCAACTCGATCCAGACTTGTTCTGGGGTAATGATCCGATCTCATTAAAGCTACAGATTCAAGAGATTGCGAAGATGATTGTGGAACGAGAGCAATCCAAATAA